A region of Streptomyces halobius DNA encodes the following proteins:
- a CDS encoding phenylacetate--CoA ligase family protein gives MTKLISEAADAPDTPTAPGGDPAARTPRAPQEGDVPGSGLLDLPPQAQPDPDAYVRAAMEWHFSSETGSRYWLERARTLGFDPRTEVRTHEDLRLFPNVAAELRDVPAADLIPRGYGPRPDVVGIFESGGTTGAPKRVVLMRDWFERMLAASNANLDAHGFPRGADWLGIAPSGPHIVGEFFRRSAATHGRYGFSIDLDPRWVKKLIALGRVREAGEYAEHVLDQAEFVLRSQEIGVLTITPSLMERLAQRDDLVELVNEKVRAIRWGGTQLDPDSRYLYRTEVFPEVDLCGNYGSTMMLGVAGERPGLPDDGPCVFDPLSPYVTFSVVDPDSGRPVAYGERGQVLVHHVSKSFLLPNNLERDLATRVEAPQGRAGDSVADIAPVATFENEAVIEGVY, from the coding sequence ATGACCAAGCTCATATCCGAAGCAGCCGACGCCCCAGATACCCCGACTGCCCCCGGCGGGGACCCGGCAGCCCGTACACCCCGTGCGCCTCAGGAGGGCGACGTCCCGGGCTCCGGTCTGCTGGACCTGCCCCCGCAGGCGCAGCCCGACCCCGATGCCTATGTCCGGGCCGCCATGGAGTGGCACTTCAGCTCCGAGACCGGCTCCCGGTACTGGCTGGAGCGCGCCCGTACCCTCGGCTTCGACCCGCGTACCGAGGTCCGCACCCACGAGGACCTGCGGCTGTTCCCGAACGTCGCCGCCGAGCTGCGGGACGTTCCCGCCGCCGACCTGATCCCCCGCGGCTACGGGCCGCGCCCGGATGTCGTCGGCATCTTTGAGAGCGGCGGCACCACCGGCGCCCCCAAGCGGGTGGTCCTGATGCGTGACTGGTTCGAGCGGATGCTCGCTGCCTCCAACGCCAATCTGGACGCGCATGGCTTCCCGCGCGGGGCGGACTGGCTCGGCATCGCCCCCTCGGGGCCGCATATCGTCGGCGAGTTCTTCCGCCGCTCAGCCGCCACGCACGGCCGGTACGGCTTCTCGATCGACCTGGACCCGCGCTGGGTGAAGAAACTCATTGCGCTCGGCCGCGTCAGGGAGGCCGGAGAATACGCCGAACACGTACTGGACCAGGCCGAGTTCGTACTCAGATCGCAGGAGATCGGGGTGCTCACGATCACCCCGTCGCTGATGGAGAGGCTCGCCCAGCGTGACGATCTGGTGGAGCTGGTGAACGAGAAGGTGCGGGCCATCCGCTGGGGCGGCACCCAGCTTGACCCGGATTCGCGGTACCTGTACCGGACGGAGGTGTTTCCCGAGGTCGACCTGTGCGGCAACTACGGCAGCACGATGATGCTCGGCGTCGCCGGCGAACGGCCCGGGCTGCCGGACGACGGGCCCTGCGTTTTCGACCCGCTCAGCCCGTACGTCACCTTCTCCGTCGTCGACCCGGACAGCGGGCGGCCCGTCGCCTACGGCGAACGCGGCCAGGTGCTGGTGCACCACGTCAGCAAGTCCTTCCTGCTGCCCAACAACCTGGAGCGGGACCTGGCCACCCGAGTCGAGGCGCCGCAGGGCCGGGCGGGCGACTCCGTTGCCGACATCGCGCCGGTCGCGACCTTCGAGAACGAGGCCGTCATCGAGGGCGTCTACTGA
- a CDS encoding class I SAM-dependent methyltransferase: protein MISETRTSTTRERIADLLIQHEQVSRALVLPATGTAPGAGTTAFVVPAGDADGAGRAGAEEQVEDWQQLYDRLYEDAEPGPWGDNFVGWNSSYDRRPIDRDEMRQWRSRTVERIRDLRPRRVLEIGAGSGLLLSRLARDCVSYWATDLSPVAVDDLARHVADDPALADRVTLRAQPADRVDGLPTGYFDTVVINSVVQLFPSGDYLTTVVNRALTLLAPGGHVFLGDIRDPRSLSCLHTIVAVGRPTARDAAYVLRTARRTRAREEELFVHPDYFARLAHSHPELAGADLRLKRGDYHNELSRHRYDVVLHKTGDDRFTAVADCAELRWGSDAEDTGELVERMRGAELPVRVTGIPNARLAGEFAACRALEAGAGLERARELLAHPERPDAVDPHTLDLLAERAGLHVALTPAQGDPACFEAVFTDAGAHTDPGDGMGAGAPALTGTYRPEQLADEPGSGSLTEIPAAVHRAEAFAARVHDWLRERLPADELPTAVVPVGTLPPLPEGSH, encoded by the coding sequence ATGATCTCCGAAACCCGGACCAGTACCACCCGCGAGCGGATCGCGGACCTCCTGATCCAGCACGAGCAGGTCTCCCGCGCCCTCGTCCTCCCGGCCACCGGCACCGCACCCGGAGCCGGCACCACTGCCTTCGTGGTCCCCGCCGGGGATGCCGACGGCGCCGGGCGCGCGGGCGCGGAGGAACAGGTCGAGGACTGGCAGCAGCTCTACGACCGGCTCTACGAGGACGCCGAACCGGGCCCCTGGGGTGACAATTTCGTGGGCTGGAACAGCAGTTACGACCGACGTCCGATCGACCGGGACGAGATGCGCCAGTGGCGGTCCCGTACCGTCGAGCGCATCCGGGACTTGCGGCCGCGCCGGGTGCTGGAGATCGGCGCCGGCAGCGGTCTGCTGCTCTCCCGGCTCGCCCGCGACTGCGTGTCCTACTGGGCCACCGACCTGTCCCCCGTGGCCGTCGACGACCTCGCCCGGCACGTCGCGGACGACCCGGCGCTGGCGGACCGGGTCACGCTGCGTGCCCAGCCCGCCGACCGCGTGGACGGACTCCCCACCGGCTACTTCGACACCGTCGTCATCAACTCCGTCGTCCAGCTCTTCCCCTCCGGCGACTACCTCACCACCGTCGTCAACCGGGCGTTGACCCTGCTGGCCCCCGGCGGGCACGTCTTCCTGGGCGACATCCGCGACCCCAGGAGCCTGAGCTGCCTGCACACGATTGTCGCGGTGGGCCGCCCGACCGCCAGGGACGCCGCATACGTCTTGCGCACGGCGCGCCGGACGCGGGCGCGTGAGGAGGAACTCTTCGTCCACCCCGACTACTTCGCCCGCCTGGCCCACTCCCACCCGGAGCTGGCCGGGGCCGACCTCCGGCTCAAGCGCGGCGACTACCACAATGAGCTGTCCCGGCACCGCTACGACGTCGTGCTGCACAAGACCGGCGACGATCGGTTCACCGCGGTCGCCGACTGCGCCGAGCTGCGCTGGGGGAGCGACGCCGAGGACACGGGCGAGCTGGTGGAGCGGATGCGGGGCGCAGAGCTGCCCGTCCGGGTCACCGGCATCCCCAATGCGCGCCTCGCGGGCGAGTTCGCGGCCTGCCGGGCGCTGGAGGCGGGCGCGGGGCTGGAGCGGGCCAGGGAACTGCTCGCCCACCCCGAACGGCCCGACGCCGTCGACCCGCACACCCTGGATCTGCTCGCCGAGCGCGCCGGACTGCACGTCGCCCTCACCCCCGCACAGGGCGATCCGGCATGCTTCGAGGCGGTGTTCACGGATGCGGGAGCCCACACGGATCCCGGTGACGGCATGGGCGCCGGCGCACCCGCGCTGACCGGCACCTACCGCCCCGAGCAGCTCGCCGACGAGCCCGGAAGCGGCTCGCTCACCGAGATACCGGCAGCTGTGCACCGTGCCGAAGCCTTCGCAGCCCGCGTGCACGACTGGCTGCGTGAGCGGCTCCCCGCCGACGAGCTGCCCACCGCCGTGGTCCCCGTCGGGACGCTGCCCCCGCTGCCGGAAGGAAGCCACTGA
- a CDS encoding aldehyde dehydrogenase family protein: MSLPATAPALAAQSARPPRDAVPSRTLYALDALGARGTYRARTRRTVTDATGQELAELSLVPPLFIHRTMVALRRAEPPEADERAALLHRAARLFATGEVAGLSPAAYEEAASRAGGIPVSIVRRATATTAERLRRAYESVQYARPAGTVNGWQDPLTRTGRGTWTRRGEVFAVHAAGNHPGTHSIWPEALALGYRVAVRPSRREPFTPHRLVSALRAAGFGDNQVALLPTEHQHADALRRGADLSLVYGGAGIVEQYAGDPAVRVQGPGRSKILITADTDWRAHLDTLVDSVSGHGGTGCVNTTAVFVEGDAGELAAALAERLAVLPSLPPCDDRAVLPVQPAATARAVAAHLLRTAAGTRAWLGGEGVADELGDGSAVLRPAVHQLPRADAPQAAVELPFPCVWVAPWRRTDGVAPLRDSLVLAAVTRDEELVGRLVAEPSISNVFVGGGHPTHLKEHGLPHDGYLSEFLMRSKSVIRN, from the coding sequence ATGTCGCTACCCGCAACCGCCCCTGCCCTCGCTGCCCAGTCTGCCCGCCCGCCGCGGGACGCCGTCCCGTCCCGCACCCTGTACGCGCTCGACGCGCTCGGGGCACGCGGCACCTACCGGGCCCGCACACGCCGTACCGTCACCGACGCCACCGGTCAGGAGCTGGCCGAACTCAGCCTGGTGCCACCGCTGTTCATCCACCGCACCATGGTGGCCCTGCGCCGCGCCGAGCCGCCGGAGGCCGACGAGCGGGCGGCACTGCTGCACCGTGCTGCCCGGCTCTTCGCCACCGGCGAGGTCGCGGGCCTGTCCCCGGCCGCGTACGAGGAGGCGGCGAGCCGGGCTGGCGGTATCCCGGTGTCCATCGTGCGCCGGGCCACGGCCACAACCGCTGAACGGCTGCGCCGCGCGTACGAGAGCGTCCAGTACGCCCGTCCCGCCGGTACGGTGAACGGCTGGCAGGACCCGCTGACCCGGACCGGGCGCGGCACCTGGACCCGGCGCGGCGAGGTATTCGCCGTGCACGCGGCCGGAAACCACCCGGGCACCCACAGCATCTGGCCGGAGGCGCTCGCGCTCGGCTACCGGGTGGCCGTGCGGCCCTCGCGCCGGGAACCGTTCACCCCACACCGGCTGGTCTCCGCACTGCGTGCCGCAGGCTTCGGCGACAACCAGGTCGCCCTGCTCCCCACCGAGCACCAGCACGCGGACGCGCTGCGCCGCGGCGCCGACCTGTCGCTGGTCTACGGCGGCGCGGGCATCGTCGAGCAATACGCCGGTGACCCGGCTGTGCGGGTGCAGGGCCCCGGCCGGTCCAAGATTCTGATCACTGCCGACACCGACTGGCGCGCGCACCTCGACACCCTCGTCGACTCCGTCAGCGGGCACGGCGGCACCGGCTGCGTGAACACCACCGCCGTGTTCGTCGAGGGCGATGCGGGCGAGCTGGCTGCCGCCCTTGCCGAGCGGCTCGCTGTCCTGCCCTCACTGCCGCCCTGCGACGACCGGGCCGTGCTGCCGGTCCAGCCTGCAGCAACTGCGCGGGCCGTGGCGGCCCACCTGCTGCGTACAGCAGCCGGCACCCGGGCCTGGCTCGGCGGCGAAGGCGTGGCGGATGAGCTGGGCGACGGCAGCGCCGTACTGCGCCCGGCAGTCCACCAGCTGCCCCGGGCAGACGCCCCGCAGGCCGCAGTCGAACTGCCCTTTCCCTGTGTCTGGGTAGCCCCGTGGCGCAGGACGGACGGGGTCGCGCCGCTGCGGGACAGCCTCGTACTCGCCGCCGTCACCCGGGACGAGGAGCTGGTGGGACGGCTGGTCGCGGAGCCGAGTATCAGCAACGTCTTCGTCGGCGGTGGCCACCCCACCCATCTGAAGGAGCACGGCCTCCCGCACGACGGCTACCTCTCCGAGTTCCTCATGCGCAGCAAGTCCGTCATCCGTAACTGA
- a CDS encoding 3-deoxy-7-phosphoheptulonate synthase, translating into MTPTGPPPTVTAAISSRPYAAQQPEWPDPAQVREVTDLLRDLPPLVSPAETARVRARLAEAATGNALLLQGGHCAEEFGARALREATANAVLLRQMATVLSYGTTLPVLPVGRMAGQYAKPRSRPTETREGMELPSYRGDAVNAAGFSARERRPAPRRMVTAYYQSAEVLHRIRAGNAVRPDVPGATEAAVEGPVEDLYVSHEALLLDYERALVRTDPATGGRYASSGHLLWIGERTRQVDGAHVEFAAGVDNPVAVKVGPTATPDELLALAAALDPGMRPGRLTFVSRMGADRIREVLPELVGKVAASGSPALWVCDPMHGNTRTTEDGAKTRWMSDITDEVRAFIAVHRAIGTHPGGLHLELTADDVTECLGGSTPVRPEDLDRHYTSVCDPRLNRGQSLDLAFFAAHLWGTH; encoded by the coding sequence ATGACTCCCACCGGGCCCCCTCCGACCGTCACCGCCGCCATCAGTTCCCGCCCGTACGCCGCTCAGCAGCCGGAGTGGCCGGACCCCGCACAGGTGCGTGAGGTTACCGACCTTCTGCGCGACCTGCCACCGCTGGTGTCCCCCGCCGAGACCGCTCGGGTACGCGCGCGCCTGGCCGAGGCCGCCACCGGCAACGCGCTGCTGCTCCAAGGCGGCCACTGTGCCGAGGAGTTCGGTGCCCGGGCGCTGCGCGAGGCCACCGCCAACGCCGTCCTGCTGCGTCAGATGGCCACCGTGCTCTCCTACGGGACGACCCTGCCCGTGCTGCCCGTCGGCCGGATGGCCGGCCAGTACGCCAAGCCACGCTCGCGCCCCACCGAGACCCGCGAGGGCATGGAGCTGCCCTCCTACCGGGGTGACGCCGTGAACGCGGCCGGATTCAGCGCCAGAGAGCGACGGCCCGCCCCCCGGCGCATGGTCACCGCCTACTACCAGTCCGCAGAGGTGCTGCACCGTATCCGCGCAGGTAACGCCGTACGGCCGGACGTCCCGGGGGCGACCGAGGCGGCAGTGGAGGGCCCGGTCGAGGACCTGTACGTCAGCCACGAGGCGCTGCTGCTCGACTACGAGCGTGCCCTGGTCCGTACTGACCCTGCCACGGGCGGTCGCTACGCCTCCTCCGGCCACCTGCTGTGGATCGGCGAACGTACCCGGCAAGTCGACGGCGCCCACGTCGAGTTCGCGGCCGGAGTGGACAACCCGGTGGCCGTCAAGGTCGGCCCGACGGCGACCCCGGACGAACTCCTGGCCCTGGCCGCCGCCCTCGACCCCGGTATGCGGCCCGGTCGGCTCACCTTCGTCAGCAGGATGGGCGCCGACCGCATCCGCGAGGTGCTGCCGGAACTCGTCGGCAAGGTCGCCGCCTCCGGCTCCCCAGCCCTGTGGGTGTGCGACCCGATGCATGGCAACACCCGCACCACCGAGGACGGGGCCAAGACACGCTGGATGTCCGACATCACGGACGAGGTCCGGGCATTCATCGCCGTTCACCGGGCGATCGGCACGCATCCCGGCGGCCTGCACCTGGAGCTGACAGCGGATGACGTCACCGAGTGCCTGGGCGGCTCCACCCCGGTGCGACCGGAAGATCTCGATCGTCACTACACCAGCGTCTGCGACCCACGGCTGAACCGCGGTCAGTCCCTGGACCTGGCCTTCTTTGCCGCGCACCTCTGGGGCACGCACTAA
- the hemA gene encoding 5-aminolevulinate synthase: MNAHLAPYLNGEIAGDLAERKREFLEIGRCSGSYPMATARRDGVGSEISVWCSNDYLGMGQNRQAIVAMKAAIDTHGVGSGGSRNIGGTNHYHVSLENELADLHGKEAALLFTSGYTANEGSLTVLAAMPRDTVVFSDAKNHASIIDGLRHSGAKKHIFRHNDVVHLEELLAAAPADCPKLIVAESVYSMSGNVAPLAEIADLADKYGATTFIDEVHAVGMYGPQGAGIAAQEGIADRFTVVMGTLAKGFGTVGGYIAGPAALVDAVRTYARSFVFTTSLPPAVAAASQASVQYLRSSDVERKLLLENARLLHSLLIEADIPFLSTDSHIVSAFVGDDDMCKRASQMLFEKYGIYVQSINAPSVPAGEEILRIAPSAVHDQSDVEKFARALQEIWKQLNIPTASAREWSTSGLRSGGADTTAKDGQPA, encoded by the coding sequence ATGAACGCACACCTGGCTCCATACCTGAACGGGGAAATCGCTGGCGATCTTGCTGAAAGAAAGCGCGAATTCCTGGAGATCGGGCGTTGTTCCGGAAGCTACCCCATGGCCACGGCGCGGCGCGATGGGGTCGGTTCGGAAATAAGTGTCTGGTGCAGCAACGACTATCTGGGAATGGGCCAGAACCGTCAGGCCATCGTGGCCATGAAGGCCGCCATCGACACCCACGGCGTAGGCTCCGGCGGTTCCCGGAACATCGGTGGGACCAACCACTACCACGTGTCTCTCGAAAATGAACTGGCGGACCTGCACGGTAAGGAAGCCGCGCTCCTGTTCACCTCGGGCTACACGGCCAACGAAGGCTCGCTCACCGTGCTGGCGGCGATGCCCAGGGACACCGTCGTGTTCTCCGACGCGAAGAACCACGCCTCGATTATCGATGGCCTCCGGCACAGCGGCGCGAAGAAGCACATCTTCCGGCACAACGACGTCGTCCACCTGGAAGAACTGCTCGCGGCCGCTCCCGCCGACTGCCCGAAGCTCATCGTCGCGGAGTCGGTCTACTCCATGTCGGGCAACGTGGCGCCGCTCGCCGAGATTGCCGACCTTGCGGACAAGTACGGGGCCACGACCTTCATCGACGAGGTCCACGCGGTCGGCATGTACGGCCCGCAGGGCGCCGGCATCGCCGCTCAGGAAGGCATCGCCGACCGTTTCACGGTCGTGATGGGCACCTTGGCAAAGGGTTTCGGAACGGTCGGCGGCTACATTGCGGGTCCTGCGGCCCTGGTGGACGCGGTGCGGACCTACGCGCGCTCGTTTGTCTTCACGACCTCGCTGCCGCCTGCGGTCGCGGCCGCTTCGCAGGCGTCGGTTCAGTACCTGCGGTCCTCCGATGTCGAGCGGAAGCTGCTTTTGGAGAATGCGCGGCTGCTGCACAGCCTTCTGATCGAGGCCGATATCCCGTTCCTTTCCACGGACTCCCACATCGTTTCGGCCTTCGTCGGCGATGACGACATGTGCAAGCGGGCGTCCCAGATGCTGTTCGAGAAGTACGGGATCTACGTCCAGTCCATCAACGCCCCGAGCGTGCCCGCGGGCGAGGAGATCCTGCGGATCGCTCCGTCCGCCGTGCACGATCAGAGCGATGTCGAGAAGTTCGCCCGCGCCCTTCAGGAGATCTGGAAGCAACTGAACATCCCGACCGCGAGTGCCCGGGAATGGTCCACGTCCGGACTCCGCAGCGGCGGCGCCGACACCACCGCGAAAGACGGACAGCCGGCCTGA
- a CDS encoding AMP-binding protein, producing MTMSVAGVLADTAAQRPAHSALIYEGEHITYGWLWEQARRYAAVLRANGVRPGDRVAVLLTDTPQFPVVYFGVLTAGAVAVPLNALSTAAEIEHVLTDADVGFLVCAAALLDQAKEAAAPLGTTLLTIGPGPAGTVDLEHAAQETAPVETSAVRDPDDVAVVFYTSGTTGEPKGVMLTHRNIRYNVERMVTTPYAFRSDDVLLGCLPLAHGFGQICGMLTGFRAGISIVMMPKFSGREALALMAEHRCTVFMGVPTMYVKMLESVAQGEPVPQLDRVYSGGSALSVKTLNNIRSTFRCPVYEGYGMTETTCSVAYHYPGLTFRSGTVGAPITGITVGIARTNSDRIDLLPAGEVGEIVVSGPTVMAGYLGRPDMTAEVMTDGWFRTGDLGMLDGDDYLSVVGRKKDLILRGGYNIYPREIEEILAGHPSVAQVAVIGIPHPELGEEVCAVVVPARPGALISGSRQEIIEWSKQRLAAYKYPRRVEFIDALPVGSSGKILKRVLVSRYGPAVGA from the coding sequence ATGACCATGTCAGTTGCCGGCGTGCTGGCCGACACGGCGGCGCAGCGACCAGCCCACTCTGCCCTGATCTACGAGGGCGAGCACATCACCTACGGGTGGTTGTGGGAACAGGCGCGTCGCTACGCCGCCGTGCTGCGAGCCAACGGGGTACGGCCAGGAGACCGGGTCGCCGTGCTCCTGACCGACACCCCGCAGTTTCCCGTGGTGTACTTCGGCGTGCTGACGGCCGGCGCCGTCGCGGTTCCGCTGAATGCCTTGTCCACGGCGGCGGAGATCGAGCACGTACTGACCGATGCCGACGTCGGCTTTCTGGTGTGCGCCGCCGCGCTGCTCGATCAGGCGAAAGAGGCGGCGGCGCCGCTCGGCACAACACTCCTCACCATCGGGCCCGGCCCTGCGGGCACGGTCGACCTGGAGCACGCGGCACAGGAGACAGCGCCGGTCGAGACGTCCGCGGTGCGGGATCCCGACGATGTCGCCGTCGTGTTCTACACCTCCGGCACCACGGGTGAGCCGAAAGGCGTCATGCTCACCCACCGGAATATTCGGTACAACGTCGAAAGGATGGTCACCACTCCATACGCGTTCCGGAGTGACGACGTATTGCTCGGGTGCCTGCCGCTGGCACACGGCTTCGGCCAGATCTGCGGCATGCTGACCGGCTTCCGCGCCGGCATATCCATCGTCATGATGCCGAAGTTCTCCGGGCGGGAGGCCTTGGCGCTGATGGCGGAACACCGGTGCACAGTGTTCATGGGCGTTCCAACCATGTATGTCAAGATGCTCGAATCGGTGGCCCAGGGAGAGCCGGTTCCTCAGCTCGACCGCGTGTACAGCGGGGGATCGGCGCTTTCAGTCAAAACCCTCAACAACATCCGAAGCACCTTCAGATGCCCAGTGTACGAGGGCTACGGGATGACCGAGACCACGTGCAGCGTGGCCTATCACTACCCCGGCCTGACGTTTCGGTCCGGAACGGTCGGGGCGCCGATCACCGGCATCACCGTCGGTATCGCCCGGACGAACTCCGACCGCATCGATCTCCTGCCTGCCGGTGAGGTGGGCGAGATCGTGGTGAGCGGTCCGACCGTCATGGCCGGATATCTCGGCCGCCCGGATATGACCGCTGAAGTAATGACCGACGGATGGTTCCGCACGGGCGATCTCGGCATGCTGGACGGCGACGATTACCTCTCTGTGGTGGGCCGTAAGAAGGACTTGATCCTCCGTGGCGGCTACAACATCTATCCACGCGAAATCGAGGAGATCCTCGCCGGGCACCCATCCGTGGCGCAGGTGGCGGTGATCGGCATTCCACACCCCGAGCTCGGCGAGGAGGTGTGTGCGGTTGTGGTGCCTGCCAGGCCGGGGGCCCTCATTTCCGGCTCGCGTCAGGAAATCATCGAATGGAGCAAGCAGCGTCTCGCCGCATACAAATACCCGCGCCGAGTCGAGTTCATTGACGCTCTCCCGGTGGGTAGCAGCGGAAAAATTCTCAAGCGCGTACTCGTCTCGCGATACGGGCCAGCCGTCGGCGCATAG
- a CDS encoding DUF6192 family protein, which translates to MADMVGNVRRERYEQIVAEGRDLTEQLTKCQFALGDRALEIEPMREQGIQPPRETTFTVDESLTMFAADIGVSLSAVDKWRWTASRWPAEHRRARVSFTVHRILAHIEDEDERFAMIDDPPVGERTGRRAWTPDAAKRRVGHRVERPVTVVEKAQAVTDLTRDESVAAVTGDLLRRPDLTARMPAEERVRVVEEFTRDEDVASQVTTGLLRRPAVARQVMRDDTARFSVNRAQFDNSEKVRHEIRERTPAVRAIEHTMEYLDLVASCHQFVASLGRLVPRLRGQKFTDDEREALRRGIAKVRTASDWLEAAVDSGEFTRDEQLASLLKGE; encoded by the coding sequence ATGGCCGACATGGTGGGAAACGTCAGGCGGGAGCGGTATGAGCAGATCGTGGCCGAGGGCCGTGATCTGACTGAGCAGCTCACCAAGTGCCAATTCGCTTTGGGCGACCGGGCGTTGGAGATCGAACCGATGCGTGAGCAGGGGATTCAGCCCCCGCGGGAGACCACGTTCACGGTGGATGAATCGCTGACGATGTTCGCAGCCGACATCGGAGTCTCGCTGTCGGCGGTGGACAAGTGGCGGTGGACCGCCTCACGCTGGCCGGCCGAGCACCGCAGGGCGCGGGTGTCGTTCACGGTCCACCGGATCCTGGCGCACATCGAGGACGAGGACGAGCGGTTCGCCATGATCGACGATCCGCCGGTCGGTGAACGGACAGGTCGCCGCGCGTGGACCCCGGACGCCGCGAAGCGGCGGGTGGGACACCGGGTGGAACGTCCGGTCACTGTCGTCGAGAAGGCCCAGGCGGTCACGGACCTGACCCGGGACGAGTCGGTGGCGGCGGTGACCGGTGATCTGCTCAGGCGTCCCGACCTGACCGCGCGGATGCCGGCCGAGGAGCGGGTGCGGGTGGTCGAGGAGTTCACCCGCGACGAGGACGTCGCCTCGCAGGTGACCACGGGCCTGCTGCGGCGCCCCGCGGTCGCCCGGCAGGTGATGCGGGACGACACGGCCCGTTTCTCCGTGAACCGGGCCCAGTTCGACAACTCCGAGAAGGTCCGCCACGAGATCCGCGAGCGGACCCCGGCGGTCCGTGCGATCGAGCACACCATGGAATACCTGGACCTGGTCGCCTCCTGCCACCAGTTCGTGGCCTCGCTGGGACGGCTGGTGCCCCGCCTGCGCGGGCAGAAGTTCACCGACGACGAGCGCGAGGCCCTGCGCAGGGGCATCGCGAAGGTCCGCACCGCCTCCGACTGGCTGGAGGCCGCCGTCGACAGCGGCGAGTTCACCCGGGATGAGCAGCTCGCCTCTCTCCTCAAGGGCGAGTAG
- a CDS encoding class I adenylate-forming enzyme family protein: MSFPENWWSASPSYVSEILSLFATEPDRDVAYWRGEAFSGGDLLQSVTESFLALHNCGVGKGDVVAILVEPNSPEMLTVRYATYLLGGAVCYLRTTNPGTNAAVLPLDQQIQILRDTEAVTIYADAENSERALELADGTGIPVTRLHHGECNEVSSLDVPAPPDAASWDPDALVFISFSSGSTGRPKGIRSSARAWEGVLRAFMDLGHESGCASVLLSTPLSHAGAPMADAAFILGGAIYLHESFDAEKFVQTVSAKKEVSWTFMATTHVFQLIDYLHERGIRDRAAVEAAGLSSLKRIVYGGSPAAPVRTKQAFRTFGPVMVQWYASGESYQITTLTPSEHGDPELAATVGRPYPGVEVVVCNSDSGEQLAVGEIGEIRVRSPQLMDGYTGDPELTARALRDGWYFTGDIGFFDDRGYLTLVGRVADVIKVDGVKVHPTVVEAEILSHPGVRHAAVYGVRDEDGGEHIHAAVECDPNEAVDAEDIRARITAALSSIHAPEKISFLSALPMNSIGKPDRVLLRSQYV; this comes from the coding sequence GTGAGTTTTCCGGAGAATTGGTGGAGTGCAAGTCCAAGTTATGTCTCGGAGATCCTCTCACTGTTCGCGACCGAGCCGGATCGCGATGTCGCTTATTGGCGCGGCGAAGCATTCTCCGGCGGTGATCTGCTTCAGTCCGTGACTGAATCGTTCCTTGCGCTACACAATTGCGGAGTAGGCAAAGGGGATGTGGTAGCGATCCTGGTCGAGCCCAACAGCCCTGAGATGCTCACCGTGCGGTATGCGACATATCTGCTTGGTGGCGCTGTTTGCTACTTGCGAACCACTAATCCTGGTACCAACGCAGCGGTCCTCCCCCTGGATCAGCAAATCCAGATCTTGCGCGACACCGAAGCGGTTACCATCTACGCTGATGCCGAAAATTCGGAGCGGGCATTGGAACTTGCCGACGGCACCGGGATCCCGGTGACGCGCCTTCACCACGGGGAATGCAATGAGGTCAGCTCGCTCGATGTCCCCGCCCCGCCGGACGCCGCGTCGTGGGATCCGGATGCGCTAGTCTTCATCAGCTTCTCGAGCGGCAGCACGGGACGGCCCAAGGGCATCCGGTCCTCGGCCCGAGCATGGGAAGGCGTACTACGCGCGTTTATGGATCTTGGGCATGAATCCGGCTGTGCGTCGGTCCTGTTGTCGACCCCTCTGAGCCACGCTGGTGCCCCAATGGCGGACGCGGCCTTCATCTTGGGTGGAGCGATCTACCTGCACGAGAGTTTCGATGCAGAGAAATTCGTACAGACCGTCTCCGCGAAGAAGGAGGTCTCGTGGACGTTCATGGCGACGACGCACGTGTTCCAGCTCATCGACTATCTGCATGAGCGAGGAATTCGCGATCGTGCCGCCGTGGAAGCCGCTGGTTTGTCTTCGCTGAAGCGGATTGTCTACGGCGGCAGCCCGGCGGCGCCCGTTCGAACGAAACAGGCTTTTAGAACTTTCGGCCCTGTCATGGTGCAGTGGTATGCATCGGGCGAGAGCTATCAAATTACGACCCTGACGCCTTCGGAGCACGGCGACCCGGAACTTGCGGCTACCGTCGGGCGGCCCTACCCTGGTGTGGAGGTCGTTGTCTGCAACTCGGACTCGGGCGAGCAATTGGCAGTAGGGGAAATCGGGGAGATCCGCGTCCGCTCGCCTCAGTTGATGGACGGCTACACCGGCGACCCGGAGTTGACTGCGCGAGCCCTTCGGGACGGCTGGTACTTCACCGGAGATATCGGTTTTTTCGACGACCGAGGATATCTGACCCTGGTGGGTCGGGTGGCGGACGTCATCAAGGTTGACGGCGTTAAGGTGCACCCCACAGTCGTCGAGGCGGAAATCCTTTCCCACCCGGGCGTCCGACACGCGGCCGTCTACGGCGTGCGGGACGAGGATGGCGGCGAGCACATTCACGCCGCAGTTGAATGCGATCCGAACGAGGCAGTCGACGCAGAAGACATCCGCGCCAGAATTACTGCGGCACTTTCCTCGATTCACGCGCCCGAGAAGATAAGCTTCTTGAGTGCTCTGCCGATGAATAGCATCGGCAAGCCCGACAGGGTGCTCCTTCGATCGCAATACGTCTGA